The genomic window GAGTAACCGCTAAAGCTGTTCTATATCCTCCACTTTGGTGAGCAATACCCCAACTAATACCACCATTTGTTGACAGATACACTCTGCTTGATGTTGCGGCAATTAAAATATTGGCATTGTTGGGTTTTATAGCTAATCTAGATATTACTCTATTATTTCCAGTAGGAAGACCAGCACCTGCTAATGGAGCCCATGTTGTTCCCCCATTAGTAGATTTCATTATTTTACTAAAGAAAGTATCTCCCCCATCGTAATCTCCTGTTACCCAGCAAATAACATTTGGGTTGGAGTTTTGTATTGCAATATCCGAAACGCCTAGGTTGGTGATAAAATCGGAATGAACTGCCCAGGTACTTCCTCCATCTGTTGTTTTCCATATGCCTCCTGTAGGAGAACCTACATAAATGATATTGGTATTTGTGGGATGGAATGCAATGGCATTTACACGTCCGATTCCATTTCTTGTAGTGATACTTGGATGGTCGTATACTTTGGGGTTATCGATAGGGCCAACAAATTCCCAATCTGTAGTTGATGCTGCTGCTGCAGGCGCTGCCATTGAAGGAGCCATCATCTGTGGCGGATTATGGCGATTATTGTTCTCATTATACACTTCAAGGAATTCATTAAAGACTGTTTCTGCATCAAATACTCCTGTTGGATATACCCGTGGCTCCATGTGTGATTCCCATCGTTTAAATTGTTTGAACATAGGGGCAGAGTCACAAGGTAGATCGCCACACCCTTCATAAAAAGCGGCTTGAATGTCGTAAAAGTTTTTGGTGGTATCGTACATCATCTCTTGCCAGTTTTGCTGAGCAAAAGAATTGGAAATGCATAAAAGTAAAAGTATAAAAAGTATGTAGGAATGTTTTTTCATTGTTTCAGTTCTAAGGCTAACAAAATTACTGAATTTTTTTGAAGATTACCCCTATTACCTAACAAAAGAGGTAATATTTAACCTATTTTTGCGCCAACTATTTGAGGTCGATGTATTTAAGGTATTTATCTTTTTTTCTTTACTTCTTTTTGCTATCGTGTTCACCCCGTTTGCAATCGCCTACAACTACTTTTGATGTTAGTATAGTCCCACCAGCACCTCAATACGACTCGTTGTTTTATTGGGCTTTTCATCCCGATAGAGACAAACCCAAGGAATTGTTACCCAAAAACTATATAGACCCCTTATTTGACAACAACCCTCTTGTTGATGTGTTTTACATTCATCCTACCTCTTATCATTCTGGCGATAATTGGAACGCTAGTCTAAAAGACTCCCTTGTCAATGTGGAGAGAACAGATGTTTTATTGAGAAATCAAGCCTCTGTTTTTGCGGGTGTTGCTCGTTTGTATGCGCCTCATTACCGACAAATGCACATCGATTCTTATACCGATTTAAGCAACGGTTATCCGGCTTATCATTTGGCATTTTCGGATGTACGAGCGGCTTTTTTACACTATTGGAAACATTGGAATAAGGGCAGACCATTCATTATTGCGGGGCATAGCCAAGGTACCAACCACGGCGAACGCTT from Flavobacteriales bacterium includes these protein-coding regions:
- a CDS encoding DUF3089 domain-containing protein, with translation MQSPTTTFDVSIVPPAPQYDSLFYWAFHPDRDKPKELLPKNYIDPLFDNNPLVDVFYIHPTSYHSGDNWNASLKDSLVNVERTDVLLRNQASVFAGVARLYAPHYRQMHIDSYTDLSNGYPAYHLAFSDVRAAFLHYWKHWNKGRPFIIAGHSQGTNHGERLIKELILNDDTMSEHLKMAYLLGMPITTISDNFLPCEDQTQINCFVSWRSFRSGFYPTNPIGDSIVSVNPIHWTRSNSISEYADHRGILFPSGKLKFDQSISVKNHQGMLWVERPKGIILRQYKRDDYHVADINLFWLNIRENLRQRLTKL